CATCGCCCTGCTCGCCTACACTCCCCTCGGCTTTGAACCAATCTTCGGAACCAAGGGTGACGTGATACTCTTCATCTACCTGCTGACCCTAATCGGCTTCCTCAGGGTCGTCGGTGCCGTTAGCTCGGGCTCTCCCTACGCCCAGATAGGTGCCCAGAGGGAGATGGTAATCCTCGTCTCCAGGGAGGGACCGATGATGCTGGCCCTCTTCACCATACTCTGGCGCCTCAATGAGCTCGGCGTTACAAAGCCGTTCAGCATGGGCACCTTCTACGAGCACAACGTCTGGGAGCTCGGGACGCCCCTGAGCCTCATCGGAACGCTCATACTACTCGTGGTCTTCTTCGCCTGGCTTGCCAGCGAGATTGAGGTCGGCTACTTCGACATCCCCGAGGCCGAGACCGAGCTCGCCGAGGGAACGATGGCCGAGTACAGCGGAAGGCACCTGGCCCTCTTCGAGCTGGCCAACGCGATAAAGGCCTTCGTGAGCGCGAGCCTCGTCGTGGCGATATTCTTCCCCTGGGGCATATCCGGCTACATCGGGCTCACGGGGCTTCCGGCGGTTGTCATGGACCTACTCTTCCACACCCTCAAGGTCTTTGGAGTCCTCTTCGTGAGCATGAGCCTTTTCAGGGCGGTAACTGGAAGGCTCAGGATAAACCAGGCAGTGGGGCTGTTCTGGACCAGGATGCTCCCGGCGGCAATAGTGGGAGCACTGCTGCTGGCAATAGACACCCTGGGGGTGGTGGCATGAAGGTTCCACCGACGCTCTCAGCCGTGCTGAGCAACCTCTTCAAGAAGCCGGCAACCAATCCGTTTCCGGCCAGCGATCCGGTTCCGACTCCAGAGGGCTTCAGGGGCAAACTCATCTACTACCCAGACAAGTGCGTCGGCTGCAGGCTCTGCGTCATGGTCTGCCCGGCGGGGGTTATAGAATACGTCCCCGAGGTCAGGAAGGTCACCTTCTGGCTCGGAAGGTGCGTCTTCTGC
The window above is part of the Thermococcus sp. MAR1 genome. Proteins encoded here:
- a CDS encoding respiratory chain complex I subunit 1 family protein, with product MNVLYATLGFLGIYAYVSFASLLWGGIDRKLVARMQRRMGPPLLQPFYDFLKLVSKESIIPRDANRFFELAPVLALATSIALLAYTPLGFEPIFGTKGDVILFIYLLTLIGFLRVVGAVSSGSPYAQIGAQREMVILVSREGPMMLALFTILWRLNELGVTKPFSMGTFYEHNVWELGTPLSLIGTLILLVVFFAWLASEIEVGYFDIPEAETELAEGTMAEYSGRHLALFELANAIKAFVSASLVVAIFFPWGISGYIGLTGLPAVVMDLLFHTLKVFGVLFVSMSLFRAVTGRLRINQAVGLFWTRMLPAAIVGALLLAIDTLGVVA
- a CDS encoding 4Fe-4S binding protein, with translation MKVPPTLSAVLSNLFKKPATNPFPASDPVPTPEGFRGKLIYYPDKCVGCRLCVMVCPAGVIEYVPEVRKVTFWLGRCVFCQQCVDVCPVKALEMSDEFLLATDDKYNDNLRWFKEEEIEELKKKLEEQKKAKETAKNEGSK